One Microcebus murinus isolate Inina chromosome 22, M.murinus_Inina_mat1.0, whole genome shotgun sequence DNA segment encodes these proteins:
- the MTFP1 gene encoding mitochondrial fission process protein 1: MSQPQLGGAERDLYRDTWVRYLGYANEVGEAFRSLVPAAVVWLSYGVASSYVLADAIDKGKKAGKVPSPEAGRSTRVTVAVVDTFVWQALASVAIPGFTINRVCAASLYVLGTATRWPLAVRKWTTTAIGLLTIPIIIHPIDRSVDFLLDSSLRKLYPSVGKPSSS; this comes from the exons ATGTCGCAGCCGCAGCTGGGGGGCGCCGAGCGCGACCTCTACCGGGACACGTGGGTGCGGTACCTGG GCTATGCCAATGAGGTGGGGGAGGCTTTCCGCTCCCTGGTGCCGGCGGCTGTGGTGTGGCTGAGCTATGGTGTGGCCAGCTCCTACGTGCTGGCAGATGCCATTGACAAAGGCAAGAAGGCGGGAAAG GTGCCAAGCCCTGAAGCAGGCCGGAGCACCAGGGTGACTGTGGCTGTGGTGGACACCTTCGTGTGGCAGGCTCTGGCCTCCGTGGCCATCCCAGGCTTCACTATCAACCGTGTGTGTGCTGCCTCTCTCTATGTCCTGGGCACGGCCACTCGCTGGCCTCTGGCTGTCCGCAAGTGGACCACCACCGCCATCGGGCTGTTGACCATCCCCATCATTATCCACCCCATTGACAG GTCGGTGGACTTcctcctggactccagcctgcGCAAGCTCTACCCGTCGGTGGGGAAGCCCAGCTCCTCCTGA